In Onthophagus taurus isolate NC chromosome 6, IU_Otau_3.0, whole genome shotgun sequence, a genomic segment contains:
- the LOC111429001 gene encoding WD repeat and FYVE domain-containing protein 2 gives MAAEIKPAMHTNERFCTTKKPQLLVKLEGCNDEVNAAVLLPGEDGVISVSDDKTVRVWLKRDSGQYWPSICQYMPSGATSLCYTSETRQLFIGQENGTVSEFTLAADFNRMMPTREYLAHQARVTDIIFALNCEWVLSVSRDKVFSFNCTQTGRNIGIYTAEAWCTALEFDNQTKHAFVGDYSGQITMLKLSNNGITVITTLKGHAGSVRTLAWDADRQMLISGSFDHTVIVWDIGGQQGNAYELQGHQNKVSALCYLNSTKQLVSAGEDGVLVFWVMNQNRKETPVWIESDSCQLCNRPFFWNFRAMMDQRQLGLRQHHCRHCGKAVCDRCSSQKLCIPIMGFEFAVRVCEPCYLTLKDVDRPSLATFHDAKHAIVAMCIDETRNKLLTVGQDRVIKIWDISALL, from the exons ATGGCTGCGGAAATAAAACCAGCGATGCATACGAACGAAAGATTTTGTACAACGAAAAAACCGCAATTACTTGTAAAATTGGAAGGTTGTAATGATGAGGTCAACGCGGCCGTTTTATTACCGGGTGAAGACGGTGTTATTAGTGTGTCTGATGACAA AACGGTTAGAGTATGGTTAAAAAGAGATTCGGGACAATACTGGCCTAGCATTTGTCAGTATATGCCTAGTGGAGCTACTTCATTATGTTACACCTCCGAAACACGACAATTATTCATCGGACAAGAGAACGGTACAGTTTCTGAATTTACTTTAGCGGCCGATTTTAATCGAATGATGCCTACAAGAGAATATTTAGCCCATCAAGCAAGAGTCACTGATATAATTTTCGCATTAAATTGTGAATGGGTACTTAGTGTTAGCAGGGACAAagtgttttcttttaattgtacCCAAACCGGAAGAAATATTGGAATTTATACGGCGGAAGCTTGGTGTACAGCTTTAGA atttgATAACCAAACCAAACATGCTTTTGTGGGTGATTATTCCGGTCAAATCACCatgttaaaattatcaaataatgGAATAACTGTCATAACGACCTTGAAAGGTCACGCTGGATCCGTTCGTACTTTAGCTTGGGATGCTGATCGCCAAATGTTAATTAGTGGTTCGTTTGATCACACTGTTATTGTTTGGGATATTGGTGGTCAACAAGGAAATGCATATGAATTGCAAGGGCaccaaaataaa gTTTCCGcattatgttatttaaatagtaCGAAACAATTAGTAAGTGCAGGTGAAGATGGTGTTTTAGTATTTTGGGTCATGAatcaaaatagaaaagaaacgCCTGTATGGATCGAATCGGACAGTTGCCAATTGTGTAATCGTCCGTTCTTTTGGAACTTTCGAGCTATGATGGATCAACGTCAATTAGGATTGAGACAACATCATTGTAGACATTGCGGAAAAGCAGTGTGCGATAGATGTTCATCGCAAAAACTTTGTATTCCTATTATGGGATTTGAATTTGCCGTTCGTGTATGTGAACCATGCTACCTCACGTTAAAAGATGTAGA tAGACCATCTTTAGCGACTTTCCACGATGCTAAACATGCAATAGTAGCGATGTGCATTGATGAAACTAGGAATAAACTGCTTACAGTTGGTCAGGACCGTGTGATTAAAATTTGGGATATTTCAGCGTTACTTTGA
- the LOC111429005 gene encoding BRCA2-interacting transcriptional repressor EMSY, producing MWPLLLDMTKDESVQSLRCLELEAYGCLISALRAQGPLSQDKLKLLRDAGIILNISQDRHKAEVRRAVNDEKLNTIAYHVSGQKITTEEWALEGRRLVPLMQRVVPQTAYSAIADEMADISNKHNRQLPNPSSTERKRPASSTSPMSISDINKSTPFRNTENSIKLEDGKKRKLPINLDGPSLSPHIMGPPKMSRIQQIYRQKTRARQKEQSQFKKTENELTQNKVMYQQVQQKVTQKVITPPTTTNINILQNISIPTHIDADEIDGKLENMETGLNASLNETEEIQLNSDQLPINLPPCSTKPIQPGIIKSTGALIPTTKKTLTSKCLTGQKLIVVSNPQSMATTSILQRTLTIPFVKNISVKNFDKFKIVTTNSSSTNVQLTSLSNSNIATGQSPVTKHKVVTVRTNPTVKKVIPLSQLQILNAKGGIKVLPIGGKIITKTNSGSTPVYIVNSSNMQCLTKCTSSTPVIMTCKPQGSPENKSLLVLKNPTQQVQQNLEVDDREIIVEQDIIGKEVEVKQEDGEEEEVEDEEEEEITENVKKQCNLKQDDVNKDSLNEVDVNETNLKEDVEENIESLENDLNDDNEKVIEANEKTEMVQCTNSNEFTYVNGLSPSVFPTSNV from the exons ATGTGGCCCCTTTTACTTGATATGACCAAGGATGAGAGTGTACAAAGTTTACGGTGTTTAG AATTAGAAGCGTATGGTTGTTTAATTAGTGCTCTAAGAGCCCAAGGACCTTTAAGccaagataaattaaaattacttagaGATGCTGGAATTATACTAAATATTTCCCAAGATAGACATAAAGCCGAAGTTAGAAGAGCAGTTAATGATGAAAAACTAAATACAATTGCATATCA tgttTCTGGTCAAAAAATCACAACGGAAGAATGGGCGTTAGAGGGACGCCGTTTAGTGCCATTAATGCAAAGGGTCGTACCCCAAACCGCTTATTCAGCCATCGCTGATGAAATGGCTGACATTTCTAATAAACACAACCGTCAACTACCTAACCCATCAAGCACAGAACGTAAAAGACCCGCGTCCAGTACAAGTCCTATGAGTATATccgatataaataaaagtacaCCTTTTAGAAATACAGAAAATTCGATAAAACTGGAAGATGGTAAAAAAAGGAAGTTACCTATTAATTTAGATGGCCCCAGTTTATCCCCACATATAATGGGGCCCCCAAAAATGAGTagaattcaacaaatttatag gcAAAAAACACGAGCACGACAAAAAGAACAATCTCAGTTTAAAAAGACGGAAAATGAATTAActcaaaataaagttatgtatCAACAAGTACAACAAAAAGTAACACAAAAAGTAATAACGCCTCCAACGAcaacaaatataaatattcttcaaaatataagtattCCTACTCATATAGATGCAGATGAGATCGATgggaaattagaaaatatgGAAACCGGTTTGAACGCTTCATTAAATGAAACGGAAGAGATTCAATTAAATTCCGATCAACTTCCTATAAATCTTCCTCCTTGTAGCACAAAACCGATTCAACCAGGCATAATAAAATCTACGGGAGCTTTAATTCCAACAAccaaaaaaactttaacatCAAAATGTTTAACCGGACAAAAATTAATCGTCGTTTCAAACCCTCAAAGTATGGCCACAACTAGTATTTTACAAAGAACTTTAACTATtccatttgttaaaaatatatcagtcaaaaatttcgataaatttaaaatagtaaCCACAAATAGTTCGTCTACAAATGTCCAATTGACTTCTTTGTCCAATAGTAATATAGCCACTGGACAAAGTCCAGTAACAAAACACAAAGTGGTTACTGTTCGTACCAACCCAACAGTAAAAAAGGTGATCCCTTTGTcacaattacaaatattaaacGCAAAGGGTGGTATAAAAGTTTTACCAATTGgcggaaaaattattacaaaaacaaattccGGAAGTACACCAGTCTATATAGTAAATTCAAGTAACATGCAATGTTTAACAAAATGTACGTCGAGTACACCGGTTATTATGACATGTAAACCGCAAGGTTCACccgaaaataaatctttattggTATTAAAAAATCCAACTCAACAAGTACAACAAAATCTCGAAGTTGATGATCGAGAGATAATAGTTGAACAGGATATAATCGGAAAAGAAGTTGAAGTGAAACAAGAAGATGGCGAAGAAGAGGAGGTTGAAGatgaggaagaagaagaaattacggagaatgttaaaaaacaatGTAATTTAAAGCAAGATGATGTAAATAAGGATAGTTTGAATGAGGTAGATGTAAATGAAACCAATTTAAAGGAAGatgtagaagaaaatattgaatctcttgaaaatgatttaaatgatGATAATGAGAAAGTTATTGAGGCGAATGAAAAGACTGAAATGGTGCAATGTACAAATTCGAATGAGTTTACTTATGTGAAtg gttTGTCACCAAGTGTTTTTCCAACAAgtaacgtttaa
- the LOC111429004 gene encoding large ribosomal subunit protein uL13 — protein sequence MTGFSKKPILIDAKGHLLGRLSAIVAKTLLQGNKVVIVRCEQLNISGNFYRNKLKYLSFLRKRCNVNPARGPFHYRAPSRIFWKTVRGMVPHKTERGKLALRNLKAYEGIPPPYDTRKRVVVPGALRVVCLKPGRKFCHVGRLSHEVGWKYQSVVRTLETKRKVKAVLNIRKRDKLKKITKAATQKVEKQIAPYTAVIKSYGYN from the exons ATGACAGGTTTTAGTAAAAAG CCTATCTTGATTGATGCGAAGGGCCACCTCTTGGGTCGTCTGTCCGCAATCGTCGCAAAAACTCTTCTTCAAGGAAATAAAGTCGTTATCGTACGATGTGAACAGTTAAatatttctggaaatttttatagGAACAAACTCAAGTATTTGTCGTTTTTACGTAAACGATGCAACGTGAATCCCGCTCGTGGTCCTTTCCACTACAGGGCCCCATCCAGAATCTTTTGGAAAACTGTACGAG GTATGGTACCACATAAAACGGAACGTGGAAAATTAGCTTTGCGTAATTTAAAAGCTTATGAAGGTATCCCACCTCCATATGATACAAGAAAAAGGGTTGTTGTACCCGGGGCTCTTCGTGTGGTTTGTTTAAAACCAGGTCGCaag TTCTGTCATGTTGGACGTTTGTCGCATGAAGTTGGCTGGAAATACCAATCGGTCGTTAGGACTTTGGAGACGAAACGCAAGGTGAAGGCGGTGCTCAACATCCGTAAACGTGATAAACTGAAGAAAATCACAAAGGCCGCCACGCAAAAGGTGGAAAAACAAATTGCACCTTACACAGCGGTTATTAAATCGTATGGTTATaattaa